A portion of the Lolium rigidum isolate FL_2022 chromosome 1, APGP_CSIRO_Lrig_0.1, whole genome shotgun sequence genome contains these proteins:
- the LOC124703700 gene encoding probable CCR4-associated factor 1 homolog 11, with protein MSAITALLPTHPVVCIDTEFPGTVYDSPTPRYLRDPHQSYALVRRNADELRKLLQLGLTLVGPDGPHPVVWQFNFWGFDEALDPHAPASVAMLKAHGMDFHNLREHGIDPLDFAAEFARSGLARRHGSPDLTWVAFSGSYDFAYLAKLLRGGRRLPDKLDDFRNLVGKLFGPSVLDVKYIAKACGLRGGLDQVAAALGVERAAGRAHNAGSDSLLTADVLQVMLSRFFPPEFDVRPIYGGAIDGLAA; from the coding sequence ATGTCCGCCATCACCGCCCTCCTGCCCACGCACCCCGTGGTGTGCATCGACACGGAGTTCCCGGGCACGGTGTACGACTCGCCCACGCCGCGCTACCTGCGCGACCCGCACCAGAGCTACGCGCTCGTGCGCCGCAACGCCGACGAGCTCAGGAAGCTGCTGCAGCTCGGCCTGACCCTCGTCGGGCCCGACGGCCCCCACCCCGTCGTGTGGCAGTTCAACTTCTGGGGCTTCGACGAGGCCCTGGACCCGCACGCGCCGGCCTCCGTCGCCATGCTCAAGGCCCACGGCATGGACTTCCACAACCTCCGCGAGCACGGCATCGACCCGCTCGACTTCGCCGCCGAGTTCGCACGCTCCGGCCTCGCCCGCCGCCACGGCTCTCCCGACCTCACGTGGGTGGCCTTCTCTGGTTCCTACGACTTCGCGTACCTCGCCAAGCTGCTCCGCGGCGGCAGGCGGCTGCCGGACAAGCTGGACGACTTCCGGAATCTGGTGGGGAAGCTGTTCGGGCCCTCGGTGCTCGACGTCAAGTACATTGCCAAGGCCTGCGGTCTGCGTGGCGGGCTGGACCAGGTGGCTGCGGCGCTCGGCGTCGAGCGCGCTGCCGGACGCGCGCACAACGCCGGCTCTGACAGCCTGCTCACCGCCGACGTGCTGCAGGTCATGCTGTCGCGCTTCTTCCCACCCGAATTCGACGTGCGCCCGATTTACGGCGGAGCCATCGATGGCCTCGCTGCGTGA
- the LOC124684870 gene encoding RNA demethylase ALKBH9B-like, whose amino-acid sequence MAAANADDDPMALVRGQYDADELAIAGEFLTTWLPFLSAGLCPSCAGSLRGRVESLLPRADDSPPEPRVDQIEPSGWDLDPAPPQHLPFEASGWDSDPPPPQQQQPAETPRMSWADMAQEDELAAAAEEDAAATPADDGEEAGKPRAKPSREQRELHRFRKVARKDDFICFERVKGRLVNILAGLELHAGVFSAAEQQRIVECVYDLQEKGKRGELGDRTYTEPEKWMRGKGRVTIQFGCCYNYATDKNGNPPGIIQTFVSDPIPELFKVMIKRLVKWRILPPDCVPDSCIVNMYDPGDCIPPHIDSHDFVRPFCTVSFLSECNILFGSSLKIAGPGEFVGSFAIPLPVGSVLIINGNGADVAKHCVPAVPSKRISITFRKMDPAKRPFSFKDDPDLLNITPLEAAPQETSRAAPQESNRAAPQESSRSSDDGKGKQLDVPNGNLGSRSSRSRKSKGRTSAGKPSWGGILGDQPPQRPQSPMTSTSSDRERDSIGRLREPRYPQSSDRERDSIGRSREAGYLPSSERGRDSIGRPTETGYSPSSERERDSIARSREPRYPPSSGRESNSIGRSREPRYPRDAPGMQSHGEDLRDRLNRLPHERAYGSGVYFINNGAESQERKQRMEHRQLLMINRTINDEMDSLSTGSHDSPDQPRMSIRTIHNKPRTRINMGG is encoded by the exons atggccgccgccaacgccgacgacGACCCGATGGCGCTCGTGCGGGGGCAGTACGACGCCGACGAGCTCGCCATCGCCGGGGAGTTCCTCACCACCTGGCTCCCCTTCCTCTCCGCGGGGctctgcccctcctgcgccggctCCCTCCGCGGCCGCGTCGAGTCCCTCCTCCCTCGAG CCGACGACTCGCCGCCGGAGCCGCGGGTCGACCAGATTGAGCCCTCGGGGTGGGACCTGGATCCGGCTCCCCCGCAGCACCTGCCGTTCGAGGCCAGCGGGTGGGActcggatccgccgccgccgcagcagcagcagccggcggAGACCCCGAGGATGTCTTGGGCGGACATGGCGCAGGAGGACGAGCTCGCCgctgcggcggaggaggacgcggctgCCACGCCTGCCGACGACGGGGAGGAGGCGGGGAAGCCCAGGGCGAAGCCGTCCAGGGAGCAGCGGGAGCTGCATCGGTTCCGGAAGGTGGCGCGGAAGGATGATTTCATATGCTTCGAGAGGGTCAAGGGCCGGCTTGTCAACATCCTCGCAGGCCTAGAGCTCCACGCCGGCGTGTTCAGTGCCGCCGAGCAGCAGCGCATCGTTGAGTGCGTCTACGACCTGCAGGAGAAGGGCAAGCGTGGGGAGCTTGGAG ATCGGACATATACAGAACCTGAGAAATGGATGCGTGGTAAAGGGCGGGTAACAATCCAATTTGGATGCTGTTATAACTATGCTACG GACAAGAATGGAAATCCACCAGGCATCATTCAAACTTTTGTTTCTGATCCGATTCCTGAACTATTTAAGGTCATGATCAAGAGATTGGTAAAATGGCGTATTTTGCCCCCGGACTGTGTACCGGACAGTTGCATTGTCAATATGTATGACCCTGGAGATTGCATCCCACCACATATAGACAGCCATGATTTTGTTCGACCATTTTGTACTGTTTCATTCCTCAGTGAATGCAACATACTTTTTGGGTCTAGTCTGAAAATCGCTGGCCCTGGAGAATTTGTGGGCTCATTTGCAATTCCTCTACCAGTCGG GTCTGTGCTTATCATAAATGGcaatggtgctgatgttgcaaaGCATTGCGTTCCAGCAGTGCCATCCAAAAG GATATCCATCACCTTCAGAAAAATGGATCCAGCAAAGCGTCCATTCAGTTTCAAGGATGATCCGGATCTGCTGAACATTACTCCTCTCGAAGCAGCTCCACAAGAAACTAGCAGAGCAGCTCCACAAGAAAGTAACAGAGCAGCTCCACAAGAAAGTAGCAGATCCTCAGATGACGGCAAGGGGAAGCAGCTTGACGTGCCAAATGGTAACCTAGGCAGCAGATCATCCAGAAGCAGGAAATCTAAAGGAAGAACATCTGCTGGAAAACCAAGTTGGGGTGGCATTCTTGGAGACCAACCTCCACAACGTCCACAGAGTCCTATGACTAGCACGAGTTCTGACAGAGAAAGGGACTCCATTGGTAGGTTGAGAGAGCCAAGATATCCACAGAGTTCTGACAGAGAAAGGGACTCCATTGGGAGGTCAAGAGAGGCAGGATATCTTCCGAGTTCTGAGAGGGGAAGGGACTCCATTGGGAGGCCAACAGAGACAGGATATTCTCCGAGTTCTGAGAGAGAAAGGGACTCCATTGCTAGGTCAAGAGAACCAAGATACCCGCCAAGCTCTGGGAGAGAAAGTAACTCCATTGGGAGGTCAAGAGAACCAAGATATCCACGCGATGCACCTGGCATGCAGTCTCATGGTGAGGATCTCAGAGATCGTCTGAATAGACTGCCTCACGAGagggcatatggcagcggtgtgtACTTCATCAACAACGGTGCTGAGTCCCAGGAAAGGAAGCAGCGTATGGAGCACAGACAGCTACTGATGATCAACCGCACGATCAACGATGAAATGGACTCCCTCTCCACCGGGAGCCACGATTCTCCCGACCAGCCTCGCATGAGCATACGGACCATACATAACAAACCGAGGACCAGAATAAACATGGGTGGGTAG